The DNA sequence TTGAGAGCGCTAGCCGATCCACTTCCACGCCCAGGCCAGCACCAGCGCTCCCGCCACGATGCGGTAGGCGGCGAAGGGGGCGAAGCCGCGGCTCCTCACCCAATGCATGAACCAGGCGACGGAACCATAGGCAACGATGAAGCTTACGACAAAGCCGATCCCCAGCAGCGCCCAGCCGTGGGCATCGATATGCGTGGCCCCAAGAGGATTCACCCCGTGGTGCGGGATCACGGACTTGTAGAGGTCGTAGCCGGTGGCGGCCACCATGGTGGGCATGGAGAGGAAGAAGCTGAACTCCAGCGCCGAGGCCCGCGTCATCCCCGCCACCTGCCCGGCGGCGATGGTGGACATGGAGCGCGAAGTTCCGGGGAAGACGGCGGAGAAGATCTGGCAGGCCCCGATCCACACCGCCTGCAGCAAGTTCATCTCCTCCATGTCCTGGGTGCGGAAGGGATGGCCGGGGTGGGGCGTGCCGCAGAGCGCGTCCACGATCCACATGATCACCCCGCCCACCACCAGCGCCGTGCCCATCACCACCAGGCTCTCCAAGTGCTTGCCGATCACCTTGGTGAGCAGCAGCGAGGGGACCGCGGTCAC is a window from the Terriglobales bacterium genome containing:
- a CDS encoding undecaprenyl-diphosphate phosphatase encodes the protein MNDYLLSLVLGIIEGLTEFLPVSSTAHLRIAEALLGVDLGNGYWKMFTIVIQLGAILCLPFYFRKRIGDFLGSFPRGRKGDRTWLTHPLSLTMVAFVVTAVPSLLLTKVIGKHLESLVVMGTALVVGGVIMWIVDALCGTPHPGHPFRTQDMEEMNLLQAVWIGACQIFSAVFPGTSRSMSTIAAGQVAGMTRASALEFSFFLSMPTMVAATGYDLYKSVIPHHGVNPLGATHIDAHGWALLGIGFVVSFIVAYGSVAWFMHWVRSRGFAPFAAYRIVAGALVLAWAWKWIG